The following coding sequences lie in one Equus asinus isolate D_3611 breed Donkey chromosome 1, EquAss-T2T_v2, whole genome shotgun sequence genomic window:
- the LOC106841902 gene encoding olfactory receptor 2A14-like, with protein sequence MAGNQTWITEVTLLGFQVDPALELVLFGLFSLFYTLTLLGNGVILGLICLDPRLHTPMYFFLSHLAIIDMSYASNNVPKMLANLVSRKRAIFFVPCIMQTFLYLAFAHTECLMLVVMSYDRFTAICHPLRYTVIMSWKVCLVLVIASWAFSFILALVHLVLILRLPFCALHEINHFFCEILSVLKLACADTRLNQVVIFASCVFILVGPLCLVVVSYTRILFAVLKIQSGEGRRKAFSTCSSHLCVVGLFFGSAIVMYMAPKSHHPEEQQKILSLFYSLFNPMLNPLIYSLRNTEVKGALRRALCKERPV encoded by the coding sequence ATGGCAGGCAACCAGACGTGGATCACAGAAGTCACCCTGCTGGGATTCCAGGTGGACCCAGCACTGGAGTTGGTCCTCTTtggacttttctctctcttctatacCCTCACCCTTCTGGGGAATGGGGTCATTCTGGGGCTTATCTGCTTAGACCCTAGACTTCACACCcctatgtacttcttcctctcccactTGGCCATCATTGACATGTCCTATGCTTCCAACAATGTCCCCAAGATGCTGGCAAATCTTGTGAGCCGGAAAAGAGCTATCTTCTTTGTTCCTTGCATTATGCAGACATTTCTCTATCTGGCTTTCGCTCACACAGAGTGCCTGATGTTGGTGGTGATGTCCTATGATCGTTTTACAGCGATCTGCCACCCCTTACGTTACACTGTCATCATGAGCTGGAAAGTGTGCTTGGTCCTGGTCATCGCTTCATGGGCATTTAGCTTCATCTTGGCTCTGGTCCATTTAGTTCTCATCCTGAGGCTGCCCTTCTGTGCGCTTCATGAAAtcaaccacttcttctgtgaaatCCTGTCTGTCCTCAAGTTGGCCTGTGCTGACACTAGGCTCAACCAAGTTGTCATCTTTGCATCCTGTGTTTTTATCTTAGTCGGGCCCCTATGCTTGGTGGTGGTCTCCTACACACGCATCCTCTTTGCCGTCCTCAAGATCCAGTCTGGGGAGGGCCGCAGAAAGGCCTTCTCTACATGCTCCTCCCACCTCTGTGTGGTCGGGCTCTTCTTTGGCAGCGCCATTGTCATGTACATGGCCCCCAAATCCCACCATCCTGAGGAGCAGCAGAAGATCCTTTCCCTGTTTTACAGTCTTTTCAACCCTATGCTGAACCCACTGATCTACAGCCTCAGGAACACAGAGGTCAAGGGTGCCCTGAGGAGAGCACTGTGCAAGGAAAGGCCAGTGTGA